In Mixophyes fleayi isolate aMixFle1 chromosome 4, aMixFle1.hap1, whole genome shotgun sequence, the following proteins share a genomic window:
- the LOC142149963 gene encoding uncharacterized protein LOC142149963 isoform X3 — MKELLKQNEMRMLENQHFKTQLEVTKGSLQTLQDETAIQRSLLEAELRRQVGRLEELDNKAAVTGKQFTDASTQWEILESVLKDGEGVITDDSEEEMAEKTTLTEFTEEQNDVQNFKMELNTIEIGSAVTEEVSEPESLDCNIPSFPIFDEAISDTTLYSVVEGNNSTISSVCVEEERNTSLTSLPLSQNSEPTMTQPPNISTIQLCDASEVEIHHIDKNNSEMYPATSCAELQESVMLVLTPPVSPENMMSLKDKFTQSILPPVIEEKGHSAIAHTDSAEISDGNLSLSLPSGGCNVTTSCHETDKTTQLILSVPMAEKYTSPITAISLSHKRDQWSQTDGSNTLFQESEKNNSPITLLKTDEDTNPMTTIPINDNSYTYLMISPSNIKTSADFPPPSTLEQNIHISVPADNTMTALSPSYENGDLTASIPELDQSSHNSISVPVPDVNTLHFTSLPVFDKITEVITSLSAPSDIIRPVTSPPLDSENSNIDESVHTISLIIPDHKMQPPETHEAEVTPEQNQGTLLSKDTGSINQPSEPAILCKDLAGVENKKTGWTFHTEEGEVSPVKSLDSSDHHAQLWGISQRLHKCMQEIRELLTTEGFHSLADGLTEEVEGNNADGISGNLKQLENFPAVLHSLLHTATRKNTEHKQLPDEHSQGADVTSGNKSTEKNCPLLSMHTEDGTQTCDDLSVHAPLSHDSGNTRSLIFTRLDEEHNRRVLQRARYQGRLPGHLHQDASRVMTEYRMMRQERLQVLVWRYVIYIAWKRAENLLQKQCLLRPQVTPTLTKLQKLKHQVFLRWREKMMQSQEERLSLSVALHQTLQGVQEESGIFLIKPVLSWPASSSATETRKEIRFRYKALRQPTFPSLDQDGLLCYGRAPSHAPKQWKNIHSHTDIRPLVITPKLLEMDVHRNLCKECCVMSQLRDSYTGLPLKTTSLQKNIVSVKRTPPFPAL; from the exons ATGAAGGAGCTACTGAAACAGAATGAGATGAGAATGCTGGAGAACCAGCACTTCAAAACCCAGCTGGAGGTGACAAAA GGAAGTCTGCAAACTCTACAGGATGAAACAGCAATTCAACGGTCACTTCTTGAAGCTGAACTAAGGAGACAGGTTGGGAGACTGGAGGAGCTTGATAATAAGGCTGCAGTAACAGGAAAACAGTTTACAGATGCCAGTACTCAG TGGGAAATTCTAGAGTCTGTTCTTAAAGATGGTGAAGGAGTCATTACAGATGACAGTGAAGAGGAAATGGCTGAGAAAACAACCTTAACA GAGTTCACAGAGGAACAAAATGATGTTCAGAACTTTAAAATGGAACTCAACACTATAGAAATTGGCAGTGCTGTCACAGAGGAAGTATCCGAACCTGAGTCTTTGGACTGCAATATTCCATCTTTTCCTATATTTGATGAGGCTATTTCTGATACAACATTGTATTCTGTTGTGGAGGGAAATAATTCCACTATTAGTTCAGTTTGTGTAGAAGAAGAGCGTAACACAAGTCTTACATCACTTCCTCTATCTCAGAACAGCGAACCTACTATGACACAACCACCTAATATATCCACTATACAACTATGTGATGCATCTGAAGTGGAAATCCATCACATAGACAAAAACAATTCTGAAATGTACCCTGCTACATCCTGTGCTGAACTTCAAGAAAGTGTTATGTTAGTCCTGACACCTCCTGTGTCTCCAGAGAACATGATGTCACTTAAAGACAAGTTTACGCAAAGCATTTTACCTCCTGTGATAGAAGAAAAGGGTCATTCTGCAATAGCACATACAGACTCAGCAGAGATATCAGATGGCAACCTGTCCCTTTCTCTGCCTAGCGGTGGATGTAATGTTACAACATCATGTCATGAGACTGACAAGACAACCCAACTTATATTGTCAGTACCTATGGCTGAAAAGTATACCAGTCCCATTACCGCTATTTCCTTGTCTCACAAGAGAGACCAATGGTCTCAGACTGACGGCAGTAACACTTTATTTCAGGAGTCTGAGAAGAATAATAGTCCTATTACACTACTCAAGACTGATGAAGACACAAACCCTATGACAACAATTCCTATCAATGACAATTCCTATACTTATCTGATGATATCACCATCAAATATTAAGACAAGTGCTGATTTTCCACCACCTTCCACACTAGAGCAGAATATTCACATATCTGTTCCTGCAGATAACACCATGACAGCACTTTCTCCTTCATATGAGAATGGTGACCTGACTGCATCAATTCCTGAGCTGGATCAGAGTTCACACAATAGTATATCAGTTCCCGTGCCTGACGTGAACACTCTACATTTTACATCACTTCCTGTGTTTGACAAGATCACTGAGGTTATTACATCTCTGTCTGCACCAAGTGACATCATCCGTCCAGTTACATCACCTCCTTTGGATAGTGAGAATAGCAATATAGATGAGAGTGTTCATACTATATCACTTATCATACCAG ACCATAAGATGCAACCTCCTGAGACACATGAAGCAGAAGTTACTCCAGAACAAAATCAAGGAACTTTACTCTCCAAAGACACTGGTTCTATAAACCAACCATCTGAACCAGCTATACTCTGTAAGGATCTAGCAGGAGTAGAAAACAAAAAG ACAGGATGGACATTCCACACAGAAGAGGGTGAAGTGTCACCTGTGAAAAGCCTGGACAGTAGTGATCAtcatgcacagttatgggggatcTCACAAAGATTGCATAAATGTATGCAGGAAATAAGAGAGTTGCTTACTACTGAAG GCTTTCACTCATTGGCTGATGGTTTAACAGAAGAGGTTGAAGGTAATAATGCAGATGGAATATCTGGGAATCTTAAACAACTTGAAAACTTTCCAGCAG TCTTGCACAGTTTACTACATACTGCCACAAGAAAGAACACTGAGCACAAGCAGTTACCTGATGAACATTCACAAGGTGCCGATGTAACAAGTGGAAACAAGAGCACTGAAAAAAACTG CCCTCTGTTATCAATGCATACAGAAGATGGAACCCAAACTTGTGATGATCTATCA GTGCATGCTCCTCTCAGTCACGATTCTGGCAATACTCGCTCACTGATATTTACCCGTCTTGATGAAGAACACAACAGACGAGTTTTGCAACGGGCCAGATACCAGGGCAGGTTACCAGGTCATTTACACCAG GATGCCAGCAGAGTAATGACAGAGTACCGCATGATGCGCCAGGAGAGATTACAGGTTCTAGTTTGGAGATACGTTATATATATTGCCTGGAAAAGGGCTGAGAACCTCTTACAAAAGCAGTGTCTCCTGAGACCACAGGTCACCCCCACCCTAACTAAACTGCAAAAGCTGAAACATCAG GTTTTCCTTCGCTGGCGGGAAAAGATGATGCAGAGTCAGGAGGAGCGGCTAAGTCTTTCTGTAGCTCTTCACCAGACCTTACAAGGCGTGCAAGAGGAGAGTGGGATATTCCTAATCAAGCCTGTGCTTTCTTGGCCTGCAAG CTCATCAGCGACGGAGACTCGCAAGGAAATACGATTTCGTTATAAAGCACTTCGGCAGCCTACGTTCCCCTCACTGGACCAG GATGGTCTTTTGTGCTATGGCAGAGCTCCATCCCATGCGCCCAAACAATGGAAGAACATACACTCCCACACAGATATAAGACCACTAGTGATCACACCCAAACTGCTGGAGATGGACGTGCACAGAAACTTGTGCAAGGAATGTTG tgtgATGTCTCAGCTACGCGATTCTTACACTGGATTACCTCTAAAAACCACCTCCCTTCAAAAAAATATTGTCAGTGTGAAGCGGACTCCTCCTTTCCCTGCATTGTGA
- the LOC142149963 gene encoding uncharacterized protein LOC142149963 isoform X1: MSRLADIHTGIMTYMSQTISAGAQSKWGRKKLEKVLEQTKVDIVQLTDQLLQAKEDLTLKDQKMKELLKQNEMRMLENQHFKTQLEVTKGSLQTLQDETAIQRSLLEAELRRQVGRLEELDNKAAVTGKQFTDASTQWEILESVLKDGEGVITDDSEEEMAEKTTLTEFTEEQNDVQNFKMELNTIEIGSAVTEEVSEPESLDCNIPSFPIFDEAISDTTLYSVVEGNNSTISSVCVEEERNTSLTSLPLSQNSEPTMTQPPNISTIQLCDASEVEIHHIDKNNSEMYPATSCAELQESVMLVLTPPVSPENMMSLKDKFTQSILPPVIEEKGHSAIAHTDSAEISDGNLSLSLPSGGCNVTTSCHETDKTTQLILSVPMAEKYTSPITAISLSHKRDQWSQTDGSNTLFQESEKNNSPITLLKTDEDTNPMTTIPINDNSYTYLMISPSNIKTSADFPPPSTLEQNIHISVPADNTMTALSPSYENGDLTASIPELDQSSHNSISVPVPDVNTLHFTSLPVFDKITEVITSLSAPSDIIRPVTSPPLDSENSNIDESVHTISLIIPDHKMQPPETHEAEVTPEQNQGTLLSKDTGSINQPSEPAILCKDLAGVENKKTGWTFHTEEGEVSPVKSLDSSDHHAQLWGISQRLHKCMQEIRELLTTEGFHSLADGLTEEVEGNNADGISGNLKQLENFPAVLHSLLHTATRKNTEHKQLPDEHSQGADVTSGNKSTEKNCPLLSMHTEDGTQTCDDLSVHAPLSHDSGNTRSLIFTRLDEEHNRRVLQRARYQGRLPGHLHQDASRVMTEYRMMRQERLQVLVWRYVIYIAWKRAENLLQKQCLLRPQVTPTLTKLQKLKHQVFLRWREKMMQSQEERLSLSVALHQTLQGVQEESGIFLIKPVLSWPASSSATETRKEIRFRYKALRQPTFPSLDQDGLLCYGRAPSHAPKQWKNIHSHTDIRPLVITPKLLEMDVHRNLCKECCVMSQLRDSYTGLPLKTTSLQKNIVSVKRTPPFPAL, encoded by the exons ATGTCTCGTCTGGCTGATATTCACACTGGGATCATGACCTACATGAGTCAAACAATCTCTGCAGGAGCCCAGAGTAAATG GGGGCGGAAAAAGCTGGAGAAAGTGTTGGAGCAGACAAAAGTAGACATTGTGCAACTTACTGACCAGCTCCTGCAGGCAAAGGAAG ATCTAACATTAAAAGACCAGAAGATGAAGGAGCTACTGAAACAGAATGAGATGAGAATGCTGGAGAACCAGCACTTCAAAACCCAGCTGGAGGTGACAAAA GGAAGTCTGCAAACTCTACAGGATGAAACAGCAATTCAACGGTCACTTCTTGAAGCTGAACTAAGGAGACAGGTTGGGAGACTGGAGGAGCTTGATAATAAGGCTGCAGTAACAGGAAAACAGTTTACAGATGCCAGTACTCAG TGGGAAATTCTAGAGTCTGTTCTTAAAGATGGTGAAGGAGTCATTACAGATGACAGTGAAGAGGAAATGGCTGAGAAAACAACCTTAACA GAGTTCACAGAGGAACAAAATGATGTTCAGAACTTTAAAATGGAACTCAACACTATAGAAATTGGCAGTGCTGTCACAGAGGAAGTATCCGAACCTGAGTCTTTGGACTGCAATATTCCATCTTTTCCTATATTTGATGAGGCTATTTCTGATACAACATTGTATTCTGTTGTGGAGGGAAATAATTCCACTATTAGTTCAGTTTGTGTAGAAGAAGAGCGTAACACAAGTCTTACATCACTTCCTCTATCTCAGAACAGCGAACCTACTATGACACAACCACCTAATATATCCACTATACAACTATGTGATGCATCTGAAGTGGAAATCCATCACATAGACAAAAACAATTCTGAAATGTACCCTGCTACATCCTGTGCTGAACTTCAAGAAAGTGTTATGTTAGTCCTGACACCTCCTGTGTCTCCAGAGAACATGATGTCACTTAAAGACAAGTTTACGCAAAGCATTTTACCTCCTGTGATAGAAGAAAAGGGTCATTCTGCAATAGCACATACAGACTCAGCAGAGATATCAGATGGCAACCTGTCCCTTTCTCTGCCTAGCGGTGGATGTAATGTTACAACATCATGTCATGAGACTGACAAGACAACCCAACTTATATTGTCAGTACCTATGGCTGAAAAGTATACCAGTCCCATTACCGCTATTTCCTTGTCTCACAAGAGAGACCAATGGTCTCAGACTGACGGCAGTAACACTTTATTTCAGGAGTCTGAGAAGAATAATAGTCCTATTACACTACTCAAGACTGATGAAGACACAAACCCTATGACAACAATTCCTATCAATGACAATTCCTATACTTATCTGATGATATCACCATCAAATATTAAGACAAGTGCTGATTTTCCACCACCTTCCACACTAGAGCAGAATATTCACATATCTGTTCCTGCAGATAACACCATGACAGCACTTTCTCCTTCATATGAGAATGGTGACCTGACTGCATCAATTCCTGAGCTGGATCAGAGTTCACACAATAGTATATCAGTTCCCGTGCCTGACGTGAACACTCTACATTTTACATCACTTCCTGTGTTTGACAAGATCACTGAGGTTATTACATCTCTGTCTGCACCAAGTGACATCATCCGTCCAGTTACATCACCTCCTTTGGATAGTGAGAATAGCAATATAGATGAGAGTGTTCATACTATATCACTTATCATACCAG ACCATAAGATGCAACCTCCTGAGACACATGAAGCAGAAGTTACTCCAGAACAAAATCAAGGAACTTTACTCTCCAAAGACACTGGTTCTATAAACCAACCATCTGAACCAGCTATACTCTGTAAGGATCTAGCAGGAGTAGAAAACAAAAAG ACAGGATGGACATTCCACACAGAAGAGGGTGAAGTGTCACCTGTGAAAAGCCTGGACAGTAGTGATCAtcatgcacagttatgggggatcTCACAAAGATTGCATAAATGTATGCAGGAAATAAGAGAGTTGCTTACTACTGAAG GCTTTCACTCATTGGCTGATGGTTTAACAGAAGAGGTTGAAGGTAATAATGCAGATGGAATATCTGGGAATCTTAAACAACTTGAAAACTTTCCAGCAG TCTTGCACAGTTTACTACATACTGCCACAAGAAAGAACACTGAGCACAAGCAGTTACCTGATGAACATTCACAAGGTGCCGATGTAACAAGTGGAAACAAGAGCACTGAAAAAAACTG CCCTCTGTTATCAATGCATACAGAAGATGGAACCCAAACTTGTGATGATCTATCA GTGCATGCTCCTCTCAGTCACGATTCTGGCAATACTCGCTCACTGATATTTACCCGTCTTGATGAAGAACACAACAGACGAGTTTTGCAACGGGCCAGATACCAGGGCAGGTTACCAGGTCATTTACACCAG GATGCCAGCAGAGTAATGACAGAGTACCGCATGATGCGCCAGGAGAGATTACAGGTTCTAGTTTGGAGATACGTTATATATATTGCCTGGAAAAGGGCTGAGAACCTCTTACAAAAGCAGTGTCTCCTGAGACCACAGGTCACCCCCACCCTAACTAAACTGCAAAAGCTGAAACATCAG GTTTTCCTTCGCTGGCGGGAAAAGATGATGCAGAGTCAGGAGGAGCGGCTAAGTCTTTCTGTAGCTCTTCACCAGACCTTACAAGGCGTGCAAGAGGAGAGTGGGATATTCCTAATCAAGCCTGTGCTTTCTTGGCCTGCAAG CTCATCAGCGACGGAGACTCGCAAGGAAATACGATTTCGTTATAAAGCACTTCGGCAGCCTACGTTCCCCTCACTGGACCAG GATGGTCTTTTGTGCTATGGCAGAGCTCCATCCCATGCGCCCAAACAATGGAAGAACATACACTCCCACACAGATATAAGACCACTAGTGATCACACCCAAACTGCTGGAGATGGACGTGCACAGAAACTTGTGCAAGGAATGTTG tgtgATGTCTCAGCTACGCGATTCTTACACTGGATTACCTCTAAAAACCACCTCCCTTCAAAAAAATATTGTCAGTGTGAAGCGGACTCCTCCTTTCCCTGCATTGTGA
- the LOC142149963 gene encoding uncharacterized protein LOC142149963 isoform X2, whose translation MSRLADIHTGIMTYMSQTISAGAQSKWGRKKLEKVLEQTKVDIVQLTDQLLQAKEDLTLKDQKMKELLKQNEMRMLENQHFKTQLEVTKGSLQTLQDETAIQRSLLEAELRRQVGRLEELDNKAAVTGKQFTDASTQWEILESVLKDGEGVITDDSEEEMAEKTTLTEFTEEQNDVQNFKMELNTIEIGSAVTEEVSEPESLDCNIPSFPIFDEAISDTTLYSVVEGNNSTISSVCVEEERNTSLTSLPLSQNSEPTMTQPPNISTIQLCDASEVEIHHIDKNNSEMYPATSCAELQESVMLVLTPPVSPENMMSLKDKFTQSILPPVIEEKGHSAIAHTDSAEISDGNLSLSLPSGGCNVTTSCHETDKTTQLILSVPMAEKYTSPITAISLSHKRDQWSQTDGSNTLFQESEKNNSPITLLKTDEDTNPMTTIPINDNSYTYLMISPSNIKTSADFPPPSTLEQNIHISVPADNTMTALSPSYENGDLTASIPELDQSSHNSISVPVPDVNTLHFTSLPVFDKITEVITSLSAPSDIIRPVTSPPLDSENSNIDESVHTISLIIPDHKMQPPETHEAEVTPEQNQGTLLSKDTGSINQPSEPAILCKDLAGVENKKTGWTFHTEEGEVSPVKSLDSSDHHAQLWGISQRLHKCMQEIRELLTTEGFHSLADGLTEEVEGNNADGISGNLKQLENFPAVLHSLLHTATRKNTEHKQLPDEHSQGADVTSGNKSTEKNCPLLSMHTEDGTQTCDDLSVHAPLSHDSGNTRSLIFTRLDEEHNRRVLQRARYQGRLPGHLHQDASRVMTEYRMMRQERLQVLVWRYVIYIAWKRAENLLQKQCLLRPQVTPTLTKLQKLKHQVFLRWREKMMQSQEERLSLSVALHQTLQGVQEESGIFLIKPVLSWPASSSATETRKEIRFRYKALRQPTFPSLDQCDVSATRFLHWITSKNHLPSKKYCQCEADSSFPCIVRQK comes from the exons ATGTCTCGTCTGGCTGATATTCACACTGGGATCATGACCTACATGAGTCAAACAATCTCTGCAGGAGCCCAGAGTAAATG GGGGCGGAAAAAGCTGGAGAAAGTGTTGGAGCAGACAAAAGTAGACATTGTGCAACTTACTGACCAGCTCCTGCAGGCAAAGGAAG ATCTAACATTAAAAGACCAGAAGATGAAGGAGCTACTGAAACAGAATGAGATGAGAATGCTGGAGAACCAGCACTTCAAAACCCAGCTGGAGGTGACAAAA GGAAGTCTGCAAACTCTACAGGATGAAACAGCAATTCAACGGTCACTTCTTGAAGCTGAACTAAGGAGACAGGTTGGGAGACTGGAGGAGCTTGATAATAAGGCTGCAGTAACAGGAAAACAGTTTACAGATGCCAGTACTCAG TGGGAAATTCTAGAGTCTGTTCTTAAAGATGGTGAAGGAGTCATTACAGATGACAGTGAAGAGGAAATGGCTGAGAAAACAACCTTAACA GAGTTCACAGAGGAACAAAATGATGTTCAGAACTTTAAAATGGAACTCAACACTATAGAAATTGGCAGTGCTGTCACAGAGGAAGTATCCGAACCTGAGTCTTTGGACTGCAATATTCCATCTTTTCCTATATTTGATGAGGCTATTTCTGATACAACATTGTATTCTGTTGTGGAGGGAAATAATTCCACTATTAGTTCAGTTTGTGTAGAAGAAGAGCGTAACACAAGTCTTACATCACTTCCTCTATCTCAGAACAGCGAACCTACTATGACACAACCACCTAATATATCCACTATACAACTATGTGATGCATCTGAAGTGGAAATCCATCACATAGACAAAAACAATTCTGAAATGTACCCTGCTACATCCTGTGCTGAACTTCAAGAAAGTGTTATGTTAGTCCTGACACCTCCTGTGTCTCCAGAGAACATGATGTCACTTAAAGACAAGTTTACGCAAAGCATTTTACCTCCTGTGATAGAAGAAAAGGGTCATTCTGCAATAGCACATACAGACTCAGCAGAGATATCAGATGGCAACCTGTCCCTTTCTCTGCCTAGCGGTGGATGTAATGTTACAACATCATGTCATGAGACTGACAAGACAACCCAACTTATATTGTCAGTACCTATGGCTGAAAAGTATACCAGTCCCATTACCGCTATTTCCTTGTCTCACAAGAGAGACCAATGGTCTCAGACTGACGGCAGTAACACTTTATTTCAGGAGTCTGAGAAGAATAATAGTCCTATTACACTACTCAAGACTGATGAAGACACAAACCCTATGACAACAATTCCTATCAATGACAATTCCTATACTTATCTGATGATATCACCATCAAATATTAAGACAAGTGCTGATTTTCCACCACCTTCCACACTAGAGCAGAATATTCACATATCTGTTCCTGCAGATAACACCATGACAGCACTTTCTCCTTCATATGAGAATGGTGACCTGACTGCATCAATTCCTGAGCTGGATCAGAGTTCACACAATAGTATATCAGTTCCCGTGCCTGACGTGAACACTCTACATTTTACATCACTTCCTGTGTTTGACAAGATCACTGAGGTTATTACATCTCTGTCTGCACCAAGTGACATCATCCGTCCAGTTACATCACCTCCTTTGGATAGTGAGAATAGCAATATAGATGAGAGTGTTCATACTATATCACTTATCATACCAG ACCATAAGATGCAACCTCCTGAGACACATGAAGCAGAAGTTACTCCAGAACAAAATCAAGGAACTTTACTCTCCAAAGACACTGGTTCTATAAACCAACCATCTGAACCAGCTATACTCTGTAAGGATCTAGCAGGAGTAGAAAACAAAAAG ACAGGATGGACATTCCACACAGAAGAGGGTGAAGTGTCACCTGTGAAAAGCCTGGACAGTAGTGATCAtcatgcacagttatgggggatcTCACAAAGATTGCATAAATGTATGCAGGAAATAAGAGAGTTGCTTACTACTGAAG GCTTTCACTCATTGGCTGATGGTTTAACAGAAGAGGTTGAAGGTAATAATGCAGATGGAATATCTGGGAATCTTAAACAACTTGAAAACTTTCCAGCAG TCTTGCACAGTTTACTACATACTGCCACAAGAAAGAACACTGAGCACAAGCAGTTACCTGATGAACATTCACAAGGTGCCGATGTAACAAGTGGAAACAAGAGCACTGAAAAAAACTG CCCTCTGTTATCAATGCATACAGAAGATGGAACCCAAACTTGTGATGATCTATCA GTGCATGCTCCTCTCAGTCACGATTCTGGCAATACTCGCTCACTGATATTTACCCGTCTTGATGAAGAACACAACAGACGAGTTTTGCAACGGGCCAGATACCAGGGCAGGTTACCAGGTCATTTACACCAG GATGCCAGCAGAGTAATGACAGAGTACCGCATGATGCGCCAGGAGAGATTACAGGTTCTAGTTTGGAGATACGTTATATATATTGCCTGGAAAAGGGCTGAGAACCTCTTACAAAAGCAGTGTCTCCTGAGACCACAGGTCACCCCCACCCTAACTAAACTGCAAAAGCTGAAACATCAG GTTTTCCTTCGCTGGCGGGAAAAGATGATGCAGAGTCAGGAGGAGCGGCTAAGTCTTTCTGTAGCTCTTCACCAGACCTTACAAGGCGTGCAAGAGGAGAGTGGGATATTCCTAATCAAGCCTGTGCTTTCTTGGCCTGCAAG CTCATCAGCGACGGAGACTCGCAAGGAAATACGATTTCGTTATAAAGCACTTCGGCAGCCTACGTTCCCCTCACTGGACCAG tgtgATGTCTCAGCTACGCGATTCTTACACTGGATTACCTCTAAAAACCACCTCCCTTCAAAAAAATATTGTCAGTGTGAAGCGGACTCCTCCTTTCCCTGCATTGTGAGACAGAAATAG